Within the Platichthys flesus chromosome 16, fPlaFle2.1, whole genome shotgun sequence genome, the region GGAATAAGATGTTTCAGGCTCTGGATGCTCAGACAACACTCAATAGTTGAATTGCTTCATTTGTGGGATTTGGAAGTAAAATGGAACTTAGCAAtgactgaaacagaaaatatttcCACCCTTATCCTATCAGGAAattcttttgtttatttgttggaaTTCCCTGGCTTTGACCTGTGTTTCTAAGGAAATACATAATGAATCTCATTTTCAGCAGGATGTCAGATGCttttattaaaactataaatgtgtttttttattgatgtgaATCTCCATGTAAGATCCAAACTCAGGATATTGCTCATATTAACAGATTAGGGTATTTAAATAGTGTTCTGATTCAGGGCATATGTCTTGAGTTTTATGCCACTAACAGTCCATCTCATCCCTCTtaaagaaaagggaagaaaataaataaaatcttcacACCAATATTGAACTGGTTCTCACCAGAAACGTACTGCGTCCTTCCAAGTTTCATAGTTGTCCGCCTTTgtataatcttgcttacaaacaaaccaacgaTCAAATGGAAAGTGGTGAAGACATagcctccttggtggaggttacAATCTGATCTTGTCAAACATGCTGAACATCATTCTTTCTTTAATCCAAAAGTTAGCATTGACATTGTCAAGATGTTAGCACGCAGATATTAGCAGTTAAATCAACGAAAAGCACCACCTCACACACCACTGCTAACATGTCTATGTCTCAATGGCTTGAGCCGCTTTTCtgaaactatatatataatgtgtgtatgtaagaTAACGGGACTGTGCCAAGGTCTATCCCAAGAATTTGGAAGATTAGAAACGTATTGACTTTGCTTATGTTACCCAATGATATTCAAGTCTTGTTTTTCCAAATTGAGtatcctccatctctcttctcaGGAACGGAGAATGTCATCAATGCCTGTGTGGAGTGTGACATTCAGTGTCTGGTCTACACCAGCAGCATGGAAGTTATTGGTCCCAACGTCAATGGAGACCACTTTATCAGGTAGCCCTAAAGAAATGtcatccttttttttcattgtttttccatttggtTTTGCTTTGGCTCTTTGTCTTGTGCTTCTTTGTTCACCTTCTTgaatcctctctttctcctggcCGGAGCGTACCATCATGGAAAGTATGACGCCGGTAGAGAGGACATTTGATAGGGTGAAGACAGAGATGGCAACACACAGTATCAACTGGTTAATGGCTGTCTGGAAAGATCttaaacacaaatatgtttgACTAAAATGATCAGCAGTCATTACATATCAATGCTTAAAGTAGGAGGCTGAAAAACTTCCACCTGTCATGTGCAGGGATCATGGCATTGTTTCTGACggtgtgtgaaaatgtgtgtgtttgtttgtttgtaagtgtgtgagtacgtgtgtgtttgcacttacACAGCTTTACCTCCAGAGCAATTTTCACATTCTTTCCCTGATTACATCATGAGGCTGTGTCGGAGGAAAAGAACTAACCCTTGTCTGCTCTTGCTGGAAAGACTGAGTGGAAAGCTGCAAGAGGAGACGTGGCACAGACCAGATTCAGTCTATCTATTTCCTTCATCACCCTTGATCTCACATTTCTCTCGCATAGAGGACAAACTCAAAAAAACACCTGCATACTTCCTTtgaatgttttactttttctttttctcagggGCAATGAAGATACACCTTACAATGTGAGCCACGCTATGACCTACCCCAAGTCCAAGTCAAAGGCTGAGAAAATTGTGCTTGCAGCTAATGGCACAGAGGTAATTTATTACAGTTTGAAGAAAACATTGTGTACATGTTTTTGTACATGTTCTGTTTACCTCCCCATCCGATTCCTAACACTGACTTCTAGCTTTGCTTTCTTTCCAGCTGAAAGGTGGAAAGTTTTTACACACGTGCTCCCTTAGGCCGACGGGGATCTATGGCGAAGGGCATGAGCTGATAAAGGACTTCTACAAACAGGGAATTAAATGTGGTGGCTTCATTATCGGGGGAATCCCAGACAGTACTGAACATGGGCGAGTTTACGCAGGTGAGTCTAAACTTATTGATATATATAACCCCAGCTTTAGAGACGTGTCTGAGAAACTCTTGAGCGTGGTGTTACAAGTCAAACCAACTTGTGATCTATTGATAGTTCTGAAAGCATGTAGTACCACTCAGCAGAGGAGAAACTGATAACTGCCTCACACGACTTATGTTCAGGACATGAACTAAAAGCAGAAGTACATGCAGCCACTTCCTCTGCAAGTCACCGGAAATCTTTTAACGAGCAGTTcagatgaaattaaacattagAAACCTGATGGTCTCTCAAGTTGAGGCATCAACAACAACCAGCCAGTGAGGTAAAAGTATGAtgacatcaaaataaataaagatggtaTAACATGAAAGAGAATGCACAGTCAGAGGAGCCAGATCCAGATTCCTTGTTGTGATAACAAGTCTACGTGAACAGTATCATCCAGTCATCTGGGCGTGACGCAAAATGAACACACTGAATACTGGCAGAAGAGATAATGCTATTTTGGTTCAGACTCAACATGCTTGTGTCAGTGTTGATGATTCGGATAGAGGTGTGAGCTCTCAGAGTTCTGTCATGGTATCATGACTGAATCTCATCATCCCCATTATTGCATTTGACCCTGAGTATCAGCCAACATGTATCAGTGGTTGATATTTTAAGCAGCCTCAAAACATACAGATGTAAGGGCCAACCTGTAGTTGTACATGTAGTATACATTCAGTTCTATAGTTTGACTCCTACATGTATTACACTGTCAGTACATTACACTCTGTAGATCTCTGTTAGGAGGTGAAGCATCTGCTcaaatacaacaataaacaaGACCCTAAAAATAGATAGATCGATGCCCAGATGGGAATATATCTGTGTAATGTTGTCATAGATATGAAGCAACTAGGGTCCTTCTCTAatctttgttgttatttgtcaAGTTAAAAGTTTACTTCTTTGATGATTCAATCTGGTATTTATCCATTTGTATGTGGTGCTAGGCAACGTGGCCTGGATGCATGTGCTGGCAGCCCGAGCCCTGAGGGAGCGCCCGCAGACGGTCGGAGGTGAGGCATTCTTCTGCTACGATGACTCACCCTACAAGAGCTACGAGAACTTCAACATGCTCTTCCTCTCCAAGTTTAACTTCCGAAAAGTCCGCATTCCGTTCACGGTGGTCTGGTTCATGGCCCTGATGAACGACTTGCTCCGTTGGATACTGAGCCCCGTTTATAACTTCACACCGCTGCTGAACAGTTACACGTGGGCCGTAGCTTCTACCTCCTTCACGGTGCTCACAGACAAAGCCCTACGTTACTTCCAGTATCGCCCCCTGTACGACTGGGATCAGTGTCAAACCCGCACACAGAGTTGGGTTGATACATTCCCTCTGGATCACCTAAAAAAATCATAATGTGACTACTGCAACACGCATCAGAAGCTGATATGTAGAATCACAATACATCACATGTATGCCGCATGAAAAAGGAGCACCCTGCTATTGATGACCATACAAGAGGGACATCTTATACTATGAATTATTCAATTTCAGATCAGAAAGATCTTTAATGATATGTTATTGATTGACAACAGCTATCTTGGTCTGCAATCTCCCAAAGAGGGCATTGTGTACCACTAACTAATACAGCTTCCAAtcttcctgaaatgtgcacATAGTTGCACATTtcagaacagaaataaaaggAGACGTTAAAGGGTGTTATTAAGGAAAAAGCCAATGTTGCACATTAAACTGTAGAAaggtgcctttttttttttaatgagttaattTAATATATGACACTGATTTTGTCTGTAAAGGCAATAGTCAGATTGGTGCAAAACCTTTATTACTGCATTCATGTGTGTCCAGCATTTATAGCTTAGTTATACAGAAAATATAGTTTaattatttgttcatttattaacatttatgttgttaatgttttacatCAGCATTGTAACCgtgatatatttaaaagcaataaATTACATGTATATggtaatatattttattgatatAAATGTTGTACACTGCATACTTTAAGAACATTTACcgtttaaatgacagaaacagaaTCCTGTTTAATagaataattttaaataaagattatttttgtttgtccgtgatttcattcacatgtttttattttgatgtgccATTGTGAAAGTTGGTCCCTCTGCAGACATTACTCTTAATGTCAAATGCCCTCACTATTTCTTCACTTTGAGTTAACTACGTCTGGGTTTCCTTGGATATGACGATCTTTTTTTATATGTAGGGGTGCCTCCCTCTGGAAACATACCTTCATACTCCATAACAACCAGCTAGACAACATGTATTGTTTTTCTGAGTATATGGGAGTTGCCTTTGCAGGATAACTTGACGTGTTCCAGTATGCAAGGGGTGTCCCCCATTTCTGTGGTTTTCCATGGCAATCCTCATGACAGTTCCACGCCTGCTGGAATGAAAGGGAAACCATAAAAAATGACTCACAATCCCCAACTGAACCTCTGATGGCCTCCCTGAacgaaaacaaaacattctgaAGTGTGGGTCTTTGGAAGTGTAGAAATTGTTGCGGATTATTCAAACACAGGCCTGCAGGAGTGGTAAACCAAGTATTTGTATAGGGCTTTTCAAAACTCTTTTTACAGGACAAGCCACGttcacccatgcacacacacattcatacagcgcttctatatgcagcactttttctttctcacaccaTTCACACTGTGAGCAGAGCGGTCTGGTGCAAcctggggttcagtgtcttgctcaagggcactttgGAATGCAGAGCCTACCTTCCTCCTGAGGCACCGCTGTCCTCAGTATGCATTTCTCAGTGTGTGCCCAATgaaaaggtgtgtttgtgtactaaTCTTTACCTCTTTATGCTGACCAATTTGAGCATGAGGTCTCAGTTTTTAGGCTCATCTTCGCTCCTTGAGCTATTAGAGTTGACACTTGGGTTTAGGTGATAAGGGAGTTGGGTTtggttatttattcattcagctGTAAGTGTCCCGATAGTGATAtaagaacagtgtgtgtgtgcgcgagtgcTAGTGTCCTTACTCATTTCTTTCATGACCTCTCTGagaccttttccagcataaatagttgtgcaaacctgtgtgttcctgtgtttatATCTTGGTGAGAACAATTTTAAGCGTAGGCCCCATTagagacatttttggaaagtgaggacattttggtgGTTCTTCTTCAAAGGGCTATTTGAGGCTTAAAACTGGCTTTAGGgctaggcatttagtttggctAGTTAAGGTTAAGGTAACGGGCTGGGGAATGCAACATGCCAATAAGTGTCCTCACTAACATAgaagtacaaatgtgtgtgcttgtgtgtgtgtgtatgtctatcCTAATGTCTTTCATTACCTCCCTAagaccttttccagcataaatAGTTGTGCAAACCCGTGTGCGTGCATGCCTGGGGGCTTCCGTGTGTTCCAAGGGGCTATGGAATGCACTATTCCAATGAGAGTCTCCACTGAGATAGAAGTTAAAAcgtttgtgtgtcagctgtgTTATGGTGAATCACCACATGGCTAAATCATAAACGGACTGCATGTTATGAAAGGGAATTGCGTCATCTACTGGTGCAACTAGAAACCATCGAGGCGAAATACCATTGTAACATAACAAATATGTTTTCTATCATATGTTAGTATATGTATCGATTTACCCCCAGACTTTTTAATCGTAAGTAAGTTAAGATTTTGTAATTTCTCTGTGAAAGATTTAAGTTTATAATAAATTAATGGTTACAAATTTAATGACAACCGAAAAGTGGTAAATGATTgtaatttttgaaaaatataatatcGTGAATGAGAGTCATCCGTGTTTCCCTGCTGTGGAAGGGAGGCTCCTGTGCGGATGCGTGCGCGTCTCCGACCCCACTGGCGAGAGCACGCACGTAGCTGTCAGTAGGAAATGCAGGCGGCTGGTGCTGGCACTGCTGGGTGTTCGCTAGTCGCTGTGCTTTGATCTATCCATCAGCGAGACGCCTTTTCGCTACAGGATGAAAACTGTGACTTTACAGGCTTGTTTGAATCTGGAGGTTTCTGCGAGTCTACACGTCTGACTGAAGTAACGGGCACAGTTGAGCGTGGCTAGCTAGACTAACAAACAGAACACTACCAGAGCTAATGCTAACAGTTACAGCAGGCTAAATAAGCTAACCTGGCTAGGTGGTTACTTAGCAGGCTAGCTAGCTAGCTCGCCTGACACCGGACTTCTGCTCTCCCTGGTCCTCACGCCCGTCCAGCGGTTCCTGCCCCAGTCATTCGTGTTGTCGTTTCACGGAGGAAGTTTCGGAGCCGGAGCTGTGGCGGGGGGGGCGTGCGGATAGGAACCCCCTGGCTGTCCAGGCGGACGGATCGCAGTGACACGCCGGTGAGTTGAGCCAGACGAGTTGGAAGTTGCAGTTGACGGGTGCAGCGGGATGGACCAGGCCGTGGAAGCTGCTCGGCCTGGGCCtggtagacagacagacagacagacagacagagagagagggagggagggaggctggtGACCATTAGCTGTTAGTAAACCGTCTCTCGAGAGTGTGTGCTAAAGAGCGAAGCTGCTCCGAGCGAGGCCTCCAGAGGCTGTGAGAATAAAGTGGCCGTTGTGATCATCGCTAGCATGTCTGAGAGCAACGCTGTAGACGGCGCCTTGCTACATCAGCAAAACACAGCACCAGCATGGTTCTCCATGGTGCTTTGTTGATAAACtcaaattatattatatactgcTTTGCTCACAGTAAAGAATTATTTCGATAAAGCGGAAtattgttgtgtcttttcctttttaatgtgGAGTCTGCTGACAGATGCTTTCACGTgcttttctttaataataataaataacatttcatCTTGCAAAAATAGATTAACCTTGTGGAATTCGCTTCTGTATAAGTGGGTAAATAGGACAGGTTGAcacattaaatgtttttgtagtattattgttatttgcaAAATCTCTATTTCtctgtctatatatatatatatttataaaactatatatatataaatatatatagatatgtattTCCACATAAGAATGTATTTATCTGCACATAATTTCCCATGAATTGTAAGAATCATAGTTTTATGATCTTTAAATAGTTCTCTTCTCTAActgcttctccatcttttcttttcattcaatttttttaacaGTTATAATTTGTTATCTCCCTcaatttatgtcaaatgttaACCTTTGCAGTTTTCAGCATCATACTGTGTACTTCTATCATCTCTGTAGAGGTTGGAGAGATGGTTTATTGCTGAAGTTATAACATGATGGATAGTTTCCCTTTGGCAAAAGAATAACTGTCCTCCATAATTTTCTCTCTATTTGTAAAGAAGAGATAAGGGTGGAACCATGGCTGAACTCTCCACCTTATCCCCATCACCATCTGCGCTGGGTGACCCGCATGcagctccctccatccctccatcctctgcatcctctctccctgttcccAACAACTCTGCTCTGGAGTCTAAACCAAAGTCTGCCCTCTACAATGACAACACTCTTACTGGAAACACTTCTACAGCACTGTCGGGGAGTTCACCCGAGAATCCCCTACCACCCTTGAGTCATCTCAAAACCACTGACGAGACCATCCCATCATTGATACCTGAGGTTCTTCGGAATGAGGAATCAACAGGGAGAAATGTAGAACCTGGAGCTCCTAACGTTAAGCAGGAGTCTCTGTCTAGTGACCACATTGCTGCAGAGATTGTGAATACTGCAACAGAGACACCAGCACTATCGGTTCAGCCCTCAGCTCAGAGTGAAGAACAACAGGCATCCCCCTCTCCTGATCTTAATCCCGCTCCTAACCTTTATCCAAATGTGCATGTCACCCATGCACCAAATCCCGTCTTGGATGGTGGTCACTTTTCAGCAGACCGACCCCAAACCACTGCAGATTCCAATCCcacacctgctcctccagcatCCACCAGTACAGCATCACCAACAGTGACAGCAACAGCCGAAGAGGAGAATCCTCAGCcacttcaacaaacacaaaacccccAAAGTCAacctccccctctgtccccAAAGCCCGACGCCCCCAAGGAAGCAGAGAAAGCAGAGCAGCCTAGCACCCAGGCCGGGGGCGAACACCCCAGCCCCACTGTCCCATTGATCCATGAGCCAGCCTGTGCCCTCCCGATGTACAACCCCAAGCCCCGCCCAGCCCCTGATACCCTCAGCTACCTGGAGTCGGCTAGCCTTAT harbors:
- the hsd3b7 gene encoding 3 beta-hydroxysteroid dehydrogenase type 7, which translates into the protein MSDTQRPLVYLITGGCGFLGRHMLRVLLEKEDDLREVRVFDKHVDPSLNGLSSERTQVTVIQGDITDYSNVLEASRGVDVVIHMASIVDVWHKVPATLIYAVNLTGTENVINACVECDIQCLVYTSSMEVIGPNVNGDHFIRGNEDTPYNVSHAMTYPKSKSKAEKIVLAANGTELKGGKFLHTCSLRPTGIYGEGHELIKDFYKQGIKCGGFIIGGIPDSTEHGRVYAGNVAWMHVLAARALRERPQTVGGEAFFCYDDSPYKSYENFNMLFLSKFNFRKVRIPFTVVWFMALMNDLLRWILSPVYNFTPLLNSYTWAVASTSFTVLTDKALRYFQYRPLYDWDQCQTRTQSWVDTFPLDHLKKS